The following proteins are encoded in a genomic region of Canis lupus familiaris isolate Mischka breed German Shepherd chromosome 6, alternate assembly UU_Cfam_GSD_1.0, whole genome shotgun sequence:
- the HSPB1 gene encoding heat shock protein beta-1 (The RefSeq protein has 1 non-frameshifting indel compared to this genomic sequence) has protein sequence MTERRVPFSLLRSPSWDPFRDWYPAHSRLFDQAFGLPRLPEEWAQWFGHSGWPGYVRPIPPAVEGPAAAAAPAYSRALSRQLSSGVSEIRQTADRWRVSLDVNHFAPEELTVKTKDGVVEITGKHEERQDEHGYISRCFTRKYTLPPGVDPTLVSSSLSPEGTLTVEAPMPKPATQSAEITIPVTFEARAQIGGPEAGKSEQSGAK, from the exons ATGACCGAGCGCCGAGTGCCCTTCTCGCTCCTGCGGAGCCCCAGCTGGGACCCTTTCCGCGACTGGTACCCGGCCCACAGCCGCCTCTTCGACCAGGCCTTCGGGCTGCCCCGGCTGCCGGAGGAGTGGGCGCAGTGGTTCGGCCACAGCGGCTGGCCGGGCTACGTGCGCCCGATCCCCCCCGCGGTCGAgggccccgccgcggccgccgcggccgccgcgcccgccTACAGCCGCGCGCTCAGCCGGCAGCTCAGCAGCGGCGTGTCGGAGATCCGGCAGACGGCCGACCGCTGGCGCGTGTCCCTGGACGTCAACCACTTCGCCCCCGAGGAGCTGACGGTCAAGACGAAGGACGGCGTGGTGGAGATAACTg gcaAGCACGAAGAGAGGCAGGATGAGCATGGCTACATCTCCCGCTGCTTCACTCGAAAATACAC CCTGCCCCCTGGTGTGGATCCTACCCTGgtctcctcctccctgtcccctgaGGGCACTCTCACGGTGGAGGCTCCCATGCCCAAGCCAGCCACCCAGTCGGCAGAAATCACTATTCCCGTCACCTTCGAGGCACGTGCCCAGATTGGGGGCCCAGAAGCTGGAAAGTCGGAGCAGTCTGGAGCCAAGTAA